The following are from one region of the Prevotella communis genome:
- the rplI gene encoding 50S ribosomal protein L9: MELILKEDVIGLGFKNDIVNVKSGYGRNYLIPQGKAVIASPSAKKILAENLKQQAHKLAALKAAAEEKAAALEGVALTIAAKVSATGQLYGSVTNMTVAEELAKLGKEVDRKIIVLKDIKKVGDYVAVVRFHKEVSAEIPVKVVAEGAPAEEVAAPAVEEAPAQEAEAPVAE, translated from the coding sequence ATGGAATTGATTTTGAAAGAAGATGTTATCGGCTTGGGATTCAAGAACGATATCGTAAATGTTAAGTCGGGTTATGGCCGTAACTACCTGATTCCTCAGGGTAAGGCCGTTATCGCTTCTCCCTCTGCTAAGAAGATTCTCGCTGAGAACCTGAAGCAGCAGGCTCACAAGTTGGCTGCTCTGAAGGCTGCCGCTGAAGAGAAGGCTGCCGCTCTCGAGGGTGTTGCACTTACTATCGCTGCTAAGGTTAGCGCTACTGGTCAGCTCTATGGTTCTGTTACTAACATGACCGTTGCTGAGGAGCTCGCTAAGCTGGGCAAGGAAGTTGATCGTAAGATCATCGTCCTGAAGGATATTAAGAAGGTTGGCGACTATGTTGCTGTTGTTCGCTTCCACAAGGAAGTAAGCGCTGAGATTCCCGTTAAGGTTGTTGCCGAGGGTGCTCCCGCTGAGGAAGTAGCAGCTCCTGCTGTTGAAGAGGCTCCTGCTCAGGAAGCAGAGGCTCCCGTAGCTGAGTAA
- the rpsF gene encoding 30S ribosomal protein S6: MNKYETVFILTPVLSDEQTKETVAKFKKVLADKGAEIVNEEAWGLKKLAYQIEKKTSGFYFLIEFNAEPAVIKTLETAYRRDEKVIRFQTVKLDKYAAEYAEKRRSKLGKKEEA, translated from the coding sequence ATGAATAAGTACGAAACCGTTTTCATTTTAACTCCCGTTTTGTCTGACGAACAGACAAAGGAAACGGTCGCTAAGTTCAAGAAGGTTCTCGCCGACAAAGGCGCTGAGATCGTGAACGAAGAGGCCTGGGGATTGAAGAAACTGGCTTACCAGATTGAGAAGAAGACCTCTGGCTTCTATTTCCTCATCGAATTCAACGCTGAGCCAGCTGTGATTAAGACATTGGAGACTGCCTATCGTCGTGACGAGAAGGTTATCCGTTTCCAGACTGTTAAACTTGACAAGTATGCTGCTGAATATGCTGAGAAGCGTCGTAGCAAGCTTGGTAAAAAAGAGGAGGCTTAA
- a CDS encoding S-adenosylmethionine:tRNA ribosyltransferase-isomerase gives MDTKHIHISDYNYPLPDERIAKFPLAERDHSKLLLYKHGEVGEDVFYNLASHLPEGALMVFNNTRVIQARLHFRKETGALIEVFLLEPAFPADYEQMFQTRGHCAWYCLVGNLKKWKEGTLARELSVGDSKLTIKATRGEMHGTSHRIDFEWDNQTVSFAEILESMGELPIPPYLNRETQESDKTTYQTVYSKIKGSVAAPTAGLHFTDAVLQSVDAHGIDREEVTLHVGAGTFKPVKSEEIEGHEMHTEYICVKRQTFEKLLKHDCQAIAVGTTSVRTLESLYYMGLKVLRNPDIQEDELHVNQWEPYEREEGRVKSEESASAAMDVSPRAAIQALLDWLDRNGLASLHSSTQIIIAPGYEYKIVKMLVTNFHQPQSTLLLLVSAFVKGDWHKIYDYALAHDFRFLSYGDSSLIIP, from the coding sequence ATGGATACAAAACATATTCATATAAGCGATTACAATTATCCTCTGCCTGATGAGCGCATTGCGAAATTCCCATTGGCGGAGCGCGACCACTCAAAACTGTTGCTCTATAAGCACGGTGAGGTGGGAGAGGACGTCTTCTATAATCTGGCCAGTCATCTGCCAGAGGGCGCTCTCATGGTTTTCAACAATACGAGGGTGATTCAGGCGCGTCTGCATTTCCGTAAGGAGACGGGTGCCCTTATCGAGGTGTTCTTGTTGGAACCGGCTTTCCCTGCCGACTACGAACAGATGTTCCAGACACGCGGACACTGCGCCTGGTACTGTCTGGTGGGCAACCTGAAGAAATGGAAGGAGGGAACACTGGCCAGGGAACTGTCGGTCGGTGACTCAAAACTGACGATCAAGGCTACGCGCGGTGAGATGCACGGCACGAGTCATCGCATAGACTTTGAATGGGATAACCAGACGGTGTCTTTTGCGGAGATACTGGAGTCGATGGGCGAGCTGCCTATCCCGCCTTACTTGAATCGTGAGACGCAGGAGAGTGACAAGACAACCTACCAGACGGTTTACTCGAAGATAAAGGGTAGTGTGGCTGCGCCTACGGCGGGCCTGCATTTCACGGATGCTGTGCTTCAGTCGGTTGACGCCCACGGCATTGACCGTGAGGAGGTGACGCTGCACGTGGGTGCCGGTACCTTCAAGCCTGTGAAGAGTGAGGAGATTGAGGGTCACGAGATGCACACGGAGTATATCTGCGTGAAGCGTCAGACTTTCGAGAAACTGCTGAAGCACGACTGTCAGGCGATTGCTGTGGGTACCACGAGCGTGCGTACGCTGGAGAGCCTGTATTACATGGGCCTGAAGGTGCTTCGTAATCCCGATATCCAGGAGGATGAGTTGCACGTTAACCAGTGGGAACCGTATGAAAGGGAAGAGGGAAGAGTGAAGAGTGAAGAATCTGCTTCCGCTGCCATGGATGTCTCTCCACGTGCTGCTATCCAGGCTTTGCTCGACTGGCTCGACCGTAACGGGTTGGCATCGCTGCACAGCAGTACGCAGATTATCATTGCCCCTGGCTATGAATATAAGATAGTGAAGATGCTGGTCACGAATTTTCACCAGCCGCAGTCAACGCTGCTGCTGTTGGTGAGTGCCTTTGTAAAGGGTGACTGGCATAAGATTTACGACTACGCCCTTGCTCATGATTTCCGCTTCTTGAGCTACGGCGACAGTTCGTTGATAATTCCTTAA
- a CDS encoding BatD family protein: protein MIAGVIIFLISHFSFLPLAAQTLTANAPQQVAVNQQFRLTYTVNTQDVKGFRIGQIPSEAFEVLMGPSTSTQSSFSMVNGRTSQSSTVTYTYILCALKNGTFTIPAATITAEGKQISSNALKIQVSGTAQANGGRSSQQPETRAAGSRISGSDLFIRVSASKKRVVEQEPVLLTYKVYTLVSLTQLEGKMPDLKGFHTQEIPLPQEKSFKIEQFNGRNYKTVTWSQYVMFPQMSGKLQVPPITFNGVVVQQNRNIDPFEAFFNGGSGYVEVKKQIQAPGVKIEVDPLPTRPANFSGGVGKFTMKTEIDKTSLKANDPFTVKVTISGTGNLKLMKQPVVNFPKDFDTYDAKTTDKSRLTMSGLEGSMVYEFLAVPRHQGQYTIPPVEFVYYDTQAKQYKTLTSEEYHLDVAKGEGGESQVQTFSDQEDIQMLGSDIRHIKLGGASIKADGDYYFGSGRYLWTIVILLSFFMMLFLVFRKRAIENADLGKVRGKKANKIATKRLKKAAKLMKDNKPGEFYDEALRGLWGYVGDKLNIPVEQLSRENISERLSAHQVDGDAVNQFLSAIDECEFERYAPGDPKGNMNKVYQTAMTAIEKIEEGMNRKPKKGVATAVLLLLMLMPSSAFALSKAEADSSYVNENYQQAIQQYEQLLKVGPSAELYYNLGNSYYRMENITRAVLNYERALLLSPGDEDIRFNLQLARSKTVDKIVPQSEFFLTTWYRSMVNMLSVDGWAYVAVFCLMCAICLMLVYLFCSPVWLRKIGFFGGLLLLVGFVMGNVFAWHQKQMIDHRDGAIIMESAVTVKSTPAQNGTDLFILHEGTKVTVIDDTMDGWREVRVPDGKQGWVETSQIEVI from the coding sequence ATGATTGCAGGAGTAATCATATTTCTCATCTCTCATTTCTCCTTTCTCCCCTTGGCGGCGCAGACGCTGACTGCCAATGCGCCGCAGCAGGTGGCCGTGAACCAGCAGTTCCGACTGACCTACACGGTGAACACGCAGGATGTGAAGGGATTCCGTATCGGTCAGATTCCGTCGGAGGCTTTCGAGGTGCTGATGGGTCCGAGCACCAGCACGCAGTCGAGCTTCAGCATGGTGAACGGACGCACGTCACAGTCGTCGACGGTGACCTATACCTATATATTATGTGCCCTGAAGAATGGTACGTTTACGATTCCTGCCGCCACGATTACGGCCGAGGGCAAGCAGATCTCGTCTAACGCGCTGAAGATTCAGGTGAGCGGGACGGCGCAGGCCAACGGCGGTCGCAGCAGTCAGCAGCCTGAGACACGTGCTGCCGGTTCGCGGATATCAGGTTCTGACCTGTTTATCAGGGTGAGTGCATCCAAGAAACGTGTGGTGGAACAGGAGCCTGTGCTGCTGACCTACAAGGTGTATACGCTGGTCAGTCTGACTCAATTGGAGGGAAAAATGCCCGACCTGAAAGGCTTCCACACGCAGGAGATTCCCCTGCCTCAGGAGAAGAGCTTCAAGATAGAACAGTTTAACGGGCGCAACTATAAGACAGTGACGTGGAGCCAGTATGTGATGTTCCCGCAGATGTCGGGCAAACTGCAGGTGCCACCTATCACGTTCAATGGCGTCGTGGTGCAGCAGAACCGCAACATAGACCCGTTTGAGGCATTCTTCAACGGCGGCTCTGGCTATGTGGAGGTGAAGAAACAGATCCAGGCACCTGGCGTCAAGATTGAAGTAGACCCGCTGCCCACGCGTCCGGCCAATTTCTCGGGCGGTGTAGGTAAGTTCACGATGAAGACGGAGATTGACAAGACGTCGTTGAAGGCCAACGACCCCTTCACGGTGAAGGTGACCATCAGTGGTACGGGTAACCTGAAGCTGATGAAGCAGCCGGTGGTGAATTTCCCGAAGGATTTTGATACCTATGATGCCAAGACGACGGATAAGTCGCGCCTGACGATGAGCGGACTGGAGGGAAGCATGGTCTATGAGTTCCTGGCCGTGCCGCGTCATCAGGGACAGTACACCATCCCTCCCGTGGAGTTTGTGTATTACGACACGCAGGCCAAGCAGTATAAGACGCTGACATCTGAGGAGTATCACCTCGATGTGGCCAAGGGTGAAGGTGGCGAGAGTCAGGTACAGACCTTCTCGGATCAGGAGGATATCCAGATGCTGGGTAGTGACATCCGTCATATCAAGTTGGGCGGAGCAAGCATCAAGGCCGACGGCGATTATTACTTCGGTTCGGGACGTTACCTTTGGACGATTGTGATTCTGCTGAGCTTCTTCATGATGCTGTTCCTCGTATTCCGCAAGCGTGCCATCGAGAATGCCGACCTGGGCAAGGTGCGTGGAAAGAAGGCCAACAAGATTGCCACGAAGCGACTGAAGAAGGCGGCTAAGTTGATGAAGGACAACAAGCCTGGCGAGTTCTATGATGAAGCACTCCGTGGTCTGTGGGGTTACGTAGGCGATAAACTGAATATCCCCGTAGAACAGTTGTCGCGCGAGAATATCAGCGAGCGTCTCTCGGCCCATCAGGTAGATGGCGATGCCGTGAACCAGTTCCTGAGTGCTATCGATGAGTGTGAGTTTGAACGCTACGCCCCCGGTGATCCCAAGGGTAATATGAATAAGGTGTACCAGACGGCAATGACTGCCATCGAGAAAATTGAAGAGGGTATGAATCGCAAACCGAAGAAAGGGGTGGCTACGGCTGTCCTGCTGCTCCTGATGCTGATGCCTTCATCGGCTTTCGCACTGTCGAAGGCAGAGGCAGACAGCAGTTATGTGAACGAGAACTACCAGCAGGCTATTCAGCAGTATGAACAGTTGTTGAAGGTAGGACCCAGTGCAGAACTGTATTACAATCTGGGTAACTCGTACTACCGTATGGAGAATATCACGCGTGCGGTATTGAACTATGAACGCGCATTGCTGCTCTCGCCTGGCGATGAGGATATACGTTTCAACCTGCAGCTGGCCCGCAGCAAGACGGTGGACAAGATTGTGCCGCAGTCGGAGTTCTTCCTGACCACCTGGTATCGCTCGATGGTCAACATGCTGAGCGTCGACGGATGGGCTTATGTAGCCGTATTCTGTCTGATGTGCGCCATTTGCCTGATGCTGGTCTATCTGTTCTGTTCACCTGTATGGCTGCGTAAGATCGGCTTCTTCGGCGGTCTGCTCCTACTGGTGGGCTTTGTTATGGGAAATGTCTTTGCCTGGCATCAGAAGCAGATGATTGACCATCGTGACGGCGCCATCATCATGGAGTCGGCAGTGACGGTGAAGAGTACGCCTGCACAGAACGGTACTGACCTGTTTATCCTCCACGAGGGCACGAAGGTGACTGTCATCGACGATACGATGGACGGTTGGCGCGAGGTACGTGTGCCCGACGGAAAGCAGGGATGGGTAGAGACTTCGCAGATTGAGGTGATTTGA
- a CDS encoding phosphatase PAP2 family protein encodes MEELIQLDKQLLLWFNGSDSLFLDGLVETLTTATTWIPLYLGLFYLVLKNNDNIQKVLLVLGCAGLCVFLAGSLNDLFVKPWVARWRPSRDPEIAMLVDVVNGYRGGRYGFFSSHAANTFSLAIFFTLLVRSKVLSVAMILWSLLNCWTRLYLGVHFPGDILCGLLWGGVVGTGMWFLHQHIYKKINTQDFYVSTQYTATGYQKSDVDIVICILLLTIVYAILKSCYTLYT; translated from the coding sequence ATGGAAGAATTGATACAGTTAGACAAACAGTTGCTGCTCTGGTTCAACGGAAGTGATTCGTTGTTCCTTGATGGTCTTGTCGAGACACTGACGACGGCCACCACGTGGATACCGCTTTACCTGGGCCTGTTTTACCTGGTGCTCAAGAACAACGACAACATACAGAAGGTGTTGCTTGTCCTGGGCTGTGCAGGATTATGCGTCTTCCTGGCCGGTTCCCTCAATGACCTGTTTGTGAAACCCTGGGTGGCACGCTGGCGTCCTTCCCGTGACCCGGAGATTGCGATGCTGGTGGATGTGGTCAATGGCTATCGCGGCGGGCGCTATGGCTTCTTCTCGTCGCACGCTGCCAACACCTTCAGTCTTGCTATCTTCTTCACACTTCTGGTACGGAGCAAGGTGCTGTCGGTGGCGATGATACTGTGGTCGCTGCTGAACTGTTGGACACGTCTGTATCTGGGCGTCCATTTCCCCGGTGACATCCTCTGCGGACTGCTCTGGGGCGGTGTCGTCGGTACGGGGATGTGGTTCCTGCACCAGCACATCTACAAAAAGATTAATACACAGGATTTTTATGTTTCAACGCAATATACGGCGACAGGCTATCAGAAGTCTGACGTGGACATCGTGATTTGCATCCTGCTGCTCACGATCGTCTATGCTATCCTGAAGTCGTGCTATACACTTTATACTTAA
- a CDS encoding NAD(+) synthase, with protein MKYGLIKVAAAIPGVRVADVDYNVQQIENLIAQAEGKGAEVIVFPELSVTGYTCQDLFRQQLLLEKAEEAIIKLLDFTRKLDIISVVGVPVRIGPLLYNCAVVVQGGTILGVVPKTYLPNYCEFYEKRWFASAADLMPQDIYLAGSLIHVSAEPIVFRTCDGVGFGIEICEDVWAPLPPSNNLALAGADIILNLSATDELLGKHNYLCSLLAQQSARMMCGYVYSSCGFGESTQDVVYGGNAMIFENGRQLATGDRFSLEPQLQIQQIDVERLRGERQNNTTFRTAQDGATARVVYAKSVNARPFELVRPVNPHPFIPEDGQMTSSCEEILNIQTMGLCRRLHHTHCDKAVIGISGGLDSTLALLVVVRAFDKLGLSRKGIIGITMPGFGTTDRTHDNAVSLMTSLGISQREISIAKSVTQHFEDIGHDAAVHDVTYENSQARERTQILMDVANQVGGMVIGTGDLSELALGWCTYNGDHMSMYGVNGGVPKTLVQYLIRYLAQLPAFAEQRDVLIDVIETPISPELTPADEQGNIQQKTEDLVGPYELHDFFLYYMLRWGFRPSKIFMLAQHAFEGKYDDDTICHWLQTFCRRFFNQQFKRSCLPDGPKVGSVSLSPRGDWRMPSDAFSTLWQKECEALER; from the coding sequence ATGAAGTACGGATTAATCAAAGTGGCTGCTGCCATACCAGGTGTGCGCGTAGCCGATGTGGACTATAACGTTCAACAGATAGAGAACCTCATTGCCCAGGCTGAGGGAAAAGGTGCTGAGGTCATCGTGTTCCCGGAGCTGTCTGTCACGGGTTACACTTGTCAGGATCTGTTCCGTCAGCAGTTGTTGCTCGAGAAGGCCGAGGAGGCTATCATCAAGTTGCTCGACTTCACCCGCAAGCTGGATATCATCAGTGTGGTAGGTGTGCCTGTGCGCATCGGTCCACTGCTTTATAATTGTGCCGTTGTCGTACAGGGTGGCACCATCCTGGGTGTTGTTCCCAAGACTTATCTGCCCAATTATTGTGAGTTCTATGAGAAGCGCTGGTTTGCTTCTGCTGCCGACCTCATGCCGCAGGATATCTATCTGGCTGGCAGTCTGATTCATGTGTCTGCAGAACCTATCGTCTTCCGTACTTGCGACGGGGTTGGTTTCGGTATTGAGATTTGTGAGGATGTATGGGCTCCGCTGCCTCCAAGTAATAACCTGGCGCTGGCTGGGGCGGATATCATCCTGAACCTGTCGGCAACGGATGAGCTGCTGGGCAAGCACAACTATCTGTGTTCGCTGCTGGCTCAGCAGAGTGCCCGCATGATGTGTGGCTACGTCTATAGCAGTTGCGGCTTTGGCGAGTCCACGCAGGATGTGGTGTATGGCGGTAACGCTATGATTTTCGAGAATGGACGACAGCTGGCTACGGGTGACCGCTTCTCATTGGAGCCTCAGTTGCAGATTCAGCAGATTGACGTGGAGCGTCTGCGCGGTGAGCGACAGAATAACACGACGTTCCGCACGGCACAGGATGGTGCTACGGCACGTGTCGTCTATGCGAAGAGCGTCAACGCGCGTCCCTTCGAACTGGTTCGTCCGGTCAATCCGCATCCGTTTATCCCTGAAGATGGACAGATGACTTCTTCGTGCGAGGAGATCCTGAATATCCAGACGATGGGACTCTGTCGCCGGTTGCACCATACGCATTGCGACAAGGCGGTGATTGGTATCAGCGGTGGTCTCGACTCTACGCTGGCACTGCTCGTCGTGGTACGTGCTTTCGATAAGCTGGGGCTCTCACGCAAGGGTATCATCGGTATCACCATGCCTGGCTTCGGCACTACCGACCGCACGCACGATAATGCTGTCAGTCTGATGACTTCCCTGGGTATCTCCCAGCGGGAAATCAGTATTGCCAAGAGTGTCACCCAGCATTTTGAGGATATCGGCCATGATGCCGCTGTTCATGATGTGACCTATGAGAACTCGCAGGCGCGCGAGCGTACGCAGATATTAATGGATGTAGCCAATCAGGTAGGCGGTATGGTTATCGGTACGGGCGACCTCTCAGAACTGGCTTTGGGCTGGTGTACGTATAATGGTGACCACATGTCTATGTATGGCGTCAATGGCGGCGTTCCCAAGACGCTGGTACAGTATCTGATTCGCTATCTGGCACAGTTGCCCGCATTTGCCGAACAGCGTGATGTGCTGATTGATGTGATAGAAACGCCTATCTCGCCAGAACTGACACCTGCCGATGAACAGGGAAATATCCAGCAGAAGACGGAAGACCTCGTAGGTCCCTATGAGCTTCATGATTTCTTCCTTTACTATATGTTGCGCTGGGGATTCCGTCCTTCGAAGATATTCATGCTGGCACAACATGCCTTCGAGGGGAAATATGATGATGACACCATTTGTCATTGGCTGCAGACGTTCTGCCGTCGCTTCTTTAACCAGCAGTTCAAACGCTCTTGCCTGCCCGACGGGCCCAAGGTGGGAAGTGTCAGTCTATCACCCCGTGGAGACTGGCGAATGCCAAGTGATGCATTCAGTACTTTATGGCAAAAAGAGTGTGAAGCACTGGAAAGATAG
- the trmD gene encoding tRNA (guanosine(37)-N1)-methyltransferase TrmD encodes MRIDIITVLPEMLEGFVHESILARAEKKGLAEIRLHNLRDYTLDKWRRVDDYPYGGSAGMVMQCEPIDRCITALKAERDYDEVIFTSPDGERFDQHMANELSLKGNLIILAGHYKGIDQRVRDHLITREISIGDFVLTGGELVAAMIADAVVRVVPGVIGDEQSALSDCFQDDILAAPIYTRPADYKGWKVPDILLSGNEAKIRDWEMEQAMERTKRLRPDLLKK; translated from the coding sequence ATGCGAATAGACATTATTACCGTACTGCCCGAGATGCTTGAGGGCTTTGTACATGAATCTATATTGGCACGTGCCGAGAAAAAAGGACTGGCCGAAATACGCCTTCATAATCTGCGTGACTATACACTCGACAAATGGCGCCGCGTAGACGACTATCCCTATGGCGGTAGTGCCGGTATGGTGATGCAATGCGAGCCAATTGACCGTTGCATCACAGCCTTGAAAGCAGAACGCGACTACGACGAAGTTATTTTCACCTCACCCGATGGTGAGCGCTTCGACCAGCACATGGCCAATGAACTGTCGCTCAAAGGCAACCTTATCATCCTGGCAGGTCATTACAAGGGTATTGACCAGCGCGTGCGCGACCACCTGATTACCCGTGAAATCTCAATTGGCGATTTTGTGCTTACTGGCGGAGAACTTGTTGCTGCAATGATAGCCGACGCGGTGGTACGCGTTGTACCTGGCGTCATTGGCGACGAACAAAGTGCCCTCTCCGACTGCTTCCAGGATGACATCCTCGCAGCGCCTATCTACACCCGTCCTGCCGACTATAAAGGCTGGAAAGTGCCCGATATCCTGCTGAGCGGTAACGAAGCAAAGATACGCGACTGGGAAATGGAACAAGCCATGGAACGTACCAAGCGACTGCGTCCTGACCTGCTGAAAAAATAA
- the ligA gene encoding NAD-dependent DNA ligase LigA, translating into MDEKQRIEQLRQELHEHNYRYYVLNQPVIGDQEFDLMMHELQDLEARHPEMADPNSPTQRVGSDLQTGFRQVAHRYPMLSLANTYNEQDVRDWYESVRKGLAGEDFEVCCEMKYDGLSISLTYVDGHLMQAVTRGDGVQGDDVTQNVKTIRTIPLILPGKGYPREFEIRGEILMPWASFERLNAEREAAEEPLFANPRNAASGTLKSLDSRVVAQRSLDAYLYYLLGEELPADGHFENLEAARNWGFKISEGMRKVKTVEEIIDFINYWDTERKNLPVATDGIVLKVNSLRQQRSLGYTAKSPRWAIAYKFKAERECTRLLEVTYQVGRTGAVTPVANMEPVQLAGTVVKRATLNNEDFIRSFDLHIGDMVYVEKGGEIIPKIVGVNIDERPIISQPVQFIKRCPECGTPLVRYEGEAAWYCPNDAGCPPQIKGRIEHFIARKAMNIDSLGPETVNEYYQRRIIHNIADLYDIEVQQINGDGSRTKSAQRIVNGIQKSKEVPFERVVFALGIRFVGETSARLLARHFKSMDALMNAGLEELQEVEGIGEVMAKSIISYFHDPENQTIIERLRGYGLQMALSEEQTMPASDKLAGQSIVISGVFAHHSRDEYKLIIEQNGGKNVGSISGKTSFILAGENMGPSKLEKAQKLGVRIVSEDEFLEMLA; encoded by the coding sequence ATGGACGAAAAACAAAGAATAGAACAACTGCGACAAGAGTTGCATGAGCATAACTATCGCTATTATGTGCTGAATCAGCCGGTGATTGGTGATCAGGAGTTTGATTTGATGATGCATGAGTTGCAGGACTTGGAAGCACGTCATCCCGAAATGGCTGATCCTAACTCGCCAACCCAGCGCGTGGGCAGTGACTTGCAGACGGGATTCCGTCAGGTAGCCCACCGTTATCCGATGCTTTCGCTGGCAAATACCTACAATGAGCAGGACGTACGTGACTGGTATGAAAGTGTGCGTAAGGGATTGGCCGGCGAGGATTTCGAAGTGTGCTGCGAGATGAAATACGACGGACTGAGTATCTCGTTGACTTATGTCGATGGACATCTGATGCAGGCCGTGACACGTGGCGATGGTGTGCAGGGTGATGATGTGACGCAGAATGTGAAGACCATTCGCACCATTCCGCTGATACTTCCAGGAAAAGGGTATCCAAGGGAATTTGAGATTCGTGGAGAGATTCTGATGCCGTGGGCTTCGTTCGAGCGACTGAATGCTGAACGTGAGGCTGCTGAGGAACCGCTCTTTGCCAATCCCAGAAATGCGGCCAGTGGTACCTTGAAGAGCTTGGACTCAAGGGTTGTCGCACAACGCTCGCTGGATGCGTATCTCTACTACTTGCTAGGCGAGGAATTACCTGCCGACGGACACTTTGAGAACCTGGAAGCAGCCCGCAACTGGGGATTCAAGATATCCGAGGGTATGCGCAAGGTGAAGACCGTAGAAGAGATTATCGACTTCATTAACTATTGGGATACCGAACGCAAGAACCTGCCTGTTGCTACGGATGGTATTGTGCTGAAAGTTAACTCGTTAAGACAGCAACGTTCATTAGGATATACAGCCAAGAGCCCGCGCTGGGCAATCGCCTATAAATTCAAGGCTGAGCGTGAATGCACGCGTCTGCTGGAAGTGACTTACCAGGTAGGTCGTACTGGCGCGGTGACGCCTGTTGCCAACATGGAACCTGTACAGCTGGCAGGTACTGTCGTGAAGCGTGCAACGCTGAATAACGAGGATTTTATCCGTAGTTTCGACCTCCACATCGGTGATATGGTCTATGTGGAAAAGGGTGGTGAGATTATCCCCAAGATTGTGGGTGTGAACATTGATGAGCGTCCTATCATCTCGCAGCCCGTACAGTTCATCAAGCGCTGTCCGGAATGTGGCACACCGTTGGTGCGCTATGAGGGCGAGGCTGCATGGTATTGTCCCAACGATGCCGGTTGTCCGCCGCAGATTAAGGGACGCATCGAACATTTCATTGCCCGTAAGGCGATGAATATCGATTCTCTTGGTCCTGAGACCGTGAATGAATACTATCAGCGCAGGATTATCCATAACATTGCTGACTTGTATGATATCGAGGTACAGCAGATTAATGGTGACGGCTCGCGTACGAAATCGGCCCAGCGTATCGTCAACGGTATACAGAAATCGAAGGAAGTGCCCTTCGAGCGCGTTGTCTTCGCACTGGGTATCCGTTTTGTAGGTGAGACCTCGGCTCGTTTGCTGGCACGCCACTTCAAGTCGATGGATGCATTGATGAATGCCGGACTGGAGGAACTGCAGGAGGTGGAAGGTATCGGTGAGGTGATGGCAAAGAGTATCATTTCCTATTTCCATGATCCAGAGAACCAAACAATCATAGAACGTCTCCGCGGATACGGTTTGCAGATGGCATTATCGGAAGAGCAGACGATGCCCGCAAGTGATAAGCTGGCAGGTCAGAGTATCGTGATAAGCGGTGTGTTTGCCCATCATAGCCGTGATGAGTATAAACTCATTATCGAGCAGAATGGAGGTAAGAATGTTGGTTCGATTAGTGGTAAGACCTCTTTCATCCTTGCCGGAGAGAACATGGGACCATCGAAGCTGGAGAAAGCCCAGAAGTTGGGCGTGAGGATTGTGAGTGAGGATGAATTCCTGGAGATGTTGGCATGA
- the rpsR gene encoding 30S ribosomal protein S18, whose protein sequence is MAEQSEIRYLTAPSIDTKKKKYCRFKKSGIKYIDYKDPEFLKKFLNEQGKILPRRITGTSLKYQRRVAQAVKRARQIALLPYVTDLMK, encoded by the coding sequence ATGGCAGAACAGAGTGAAATCCGTTATTTGACTGCTCCTTCTATCGATACAAAGAAGAAGAAGTACTGTCGTTTCAAGAAGAGCGGTATCAAGTATATCGACTACAAAGATCCCGAGTTCCTGAAGAAGTTCCTGAACGAGCAGGGTAAGATTCTGCCCCGTCGCATCACCGGTACCTCTCTGAAGTACCAGCGCCGTGTGGCTCAGGCCGTTAAGCGTGCACGTCAGATTGCATTGCTGCCTTACGTAACCGATTTGATGAAATAA